Proteins from one Nakamurella multipartita DSM 44233 genomic window:
- the rsmA gene encoding 16S rRNA (adenine(1518)-N(6)/adenine(1519)-N(6))-dimethyltransferase RsmA — MTEQEPVTLLGAVEVRRLAEVLDLQPTKTLGQNFVHDGNTVRRIVAAADLRSTDHVLEVGPGLGSLTLGLVDAAAAVTAVEIDPRLAALLPTTVRAHAPGRYQALNVITADALTITADRLALTDPDRMAPADPTALVANLPYNVAVPVILHLLAEVPTLRRALVMVQAEVADRLAADPGSKTYGVPSAKLAWYGRAHRAGSVSRTVFWPVPGVDSALVAFDRSPTARTGDRSAVFAVIDAAFAQRRKTLRAALADWAGSPAFAEQILTRAGIDPSARGEVLGIAEFTRIAQARELIDAAAHE; from the coding sequence GTGACCGAACAGGAGCCGGTGACGCTGCTCGGCGCGGTCGAGGTGCGGCGGCTGGCCGAGGTGCTCGATCTGCAGCCGACGAAGACGCTCGGGCAGAACTTCGTGCACGACGGCAACACGGTGCGCCGGATCGTCGCCGCCGCCGACCTGCGCTCGACCGATCACGTGCTCGAGGTCGGCCCGGGCCTGGGGTCGCTGACCCTGGGCCTGGTCGACGCGGCGGCCGCGGTGACCGCGGTGGAGATCGACCCGCGGCTGGCCGCCCTACTACCGACCACCGTCCGGGCGCATGCCCCCGGGCGCTACCAGGCGCTCAACGTGATCACCGCCGACGCCCTGACCATCACCGCCGACCGGCTGGCGCTCACCGACCCGGACCGGATGGCGCCGGCGGACCCCACCGCGCTGGTGGCCAACCTGCCCTACAACGTGGCCGTGCCGGTGATCCTGCATCTGCTGGCCGAGGTGCCCACCCTGCGCCGGGCCCTGGTCATGGTGCAGGCCGAGGTCGCCGACCGGCTCGCCGCCGACCCGGGCTCCAAGACCTACGGGGTGCCCAGCGCCAAGCTCGCCTGGTACGGGCGCGCGCACCGGGCCGGTTCGGTGAGCCGGACCGTGTTCTGGCCGGTGCCCGGGGTCGACTCGGCCCTGGTCGCCTTCGACCGGTCACCCACCGCGCGGACCGGCGACCGGTCCGCCGTGTTCGCCGTCATCGACGCCGCGTTCGCGCAGCGCCGCAAGACCCTGCGGGCCGCGCTGGCCGACTGGGCCGGCAGCCCCGCCTTCGCCGAGCAGATCCTCACCCGGGCCGGCATCGACCCGAGCGCTCGCGGCGAGGTGCTGGGCATCGCCGAGTTCACCCGGATCGCGCAGGCGCGCGAACTCATCGACGCGGCCGCCCACGAATGA
- a CDS encoding resuscitation-promoting factor, with product MTLQIDNVDAPSGPNEQPARRGLRRKLVLVGVAAALGVVAVGGATAAAMSKHVVITVDGQDQQVTTLSGSVAGALSAAGLSAGEHDVLAPAADTAISDGSHIALERARLLTLTVNGTTQQLWTTADTVEEALLQLGQDPSAYQLSADRSREIPLDGLDLTASTLHTVSLAVGGAPATTVQSGGQTVADVLAAQGITLAATDTVDPAGTTPVTDGTAITVTRVAVTTTTDTVAVAPADQTVEDPNLDKGTTQVVAAGTPGQQQVVTQVTTTNGVETGRQELSRTTVLEATPNQVHVGTKSTLDWQGSRVFFHDTEFGVNWDGLAYCESTNNPHAVNNPAGYLSTYGLFQFDLPTWASVGGSGNPGDASPEEQLTRAKLLYQSRGLEPWLCGYAASGPPAG from the coding sequence GTGACCTTACAAATAGACAACGTTGACGCCCCGTCCGGGCCGAACGAGCAGCCGGCCCGCCGGGGCCTGCGCCGCAAGCTGGTGCTGGTCGGCGTGGCCGCCGCGCTCGGTGTCGTGGCTGTCGGTGGCGCCACCGCCGCCGCCATGTCCAAGCACGTCGTCATCACCGTCGACGGCCAGGACCAGCAGGTCACCACGCTGTCCGGCTCGGTGGCCGGTGCGCTGTCCGCCGCGGGCCTGTCCGCCGGTGAGCACGACGTGCTCGCGCCGGCCGCCGACACCGCCATCTCCGACGGTTCGCACATCGCCCTGGAGCGCGCGCGGCTGTTGACCCTGACGGTCAACGGGACCACGCAGCAGCTGTGGACGACCGCCGACACCGTCGAGGAGGCCCTGCTGCAGCTCGGCCAGGATCCGTCGGCCTACCAGCTGTCCGCGGACCGGTCCCGGGAGATCCCGCTGGACGGTCTGGACCTGACCGCCTCCACCCTGCACACCGTCAGCCTGGCCGTCGGCGGGGCTCCGGCCACCACCGTCCAGTCCGGCGGACAGACCGTCGCCGACGTGCTGGCCGCCCAGGGCATCACCCTGGCCGCGACCGACACCGTCGACCCGGCCGGCACCACCCCGGTCACCGACGGCACCGCGATCACCGTGACCCGGGTCGCCGTCACCACCACCACCGACACCGTCGCGGTCGCGCCGGCCGACCAGACCGTCGAGGATCCCAACCTGGACAAGGGCACCACCCAGGTCGTCGCCGCGGGTACCCCCGGCCAGCAGCAGGTCGTCACCCAGGTCACCACCACCAACGGGGTGGAGACCGGCCGTCAGGAGCTGTCCCGCACCACGGTGCTCGAGGCCACCCCCAACCAGGTGCATGTCGGCACCAAGTCCACCCTGGACTGGCAGGGCAGCCGGGTGTTCTTCCACGACACCGAGTTCGGCGTGAACTGGGACGGTCTGGCCTACTGCGAGTCGACCAACAACCCGCACGCGGTCAACAACCCGGCCGGCTACCTGTCGACCTACGGCCTGTTCCAGTTCGACCTGCCCACCTGGGCCTCGGTCGGCGGCTCGGGCAACCCCGGGGATGCCTCCCCGGAGGAGCAGTTGACGCGGGCCAAGTTGCTCTACCAGTCCCGTGGGCTGGAGCCGTGGCTCTGCGGCTACGCCGCCAGCGGCCCGCCCGCCGGCTGA
- a CDS encoding resuscitation-promoting factor, with product MTATDNSTDIFEPTTESAETETSTTAVKTGRSLRKPALVGAAALVVALVAGGSIALAAHKDVTVTVDGQAQEVGTFSGSVEGALGAAGVTVGEHDTVAPALDTAISDGSQIVVEHGRLLTLTIDGQTREVWTTASTVEEALAELGQDPSAYKLSADRSREIPLDGLAVTADTLFSATVSDGAAAAAPITSAAKTVGDLLAEQSIVLGPLDTVSPDASTPLSNGLVVAVTRVAKTTVTEDVAVAQPADQTVEDSSVERGVSTVTQQGSAGTDSVTYEVTTTNGAESAKTEVSRTTVTPAQATVITVGTKKPVSTSSASTGSSSGSSSSSSSNSGSSSSSSSSAAPVSSSGSSGINWEGIAQCESTGNWSINTGNGYYGGLQFDNSTWASGGGTAYAPRADLATKEQQIAVAENVAASRGSSPWACAYAG from the coding sequence TTGACTGCCACCGATAACTCGACCGACATCTTCGAGCCGACCACCGAGTCCGCCGAGACCGAAACCTCCACCACCGCGGTGAAGACCGGCCGCAGCCTGCGCAAGCCGGCGCTCGTCGGCGCCGCGGCGCTCGTCGTGGCCCTGGTGGCCGGCGGCAGCATTGCCCTGGCCGCCCACAAGGACGTCACGGTCACCGTCGACGGCCAGGCCCAGGAGGTCGGCACCTTCTCCGGCTCCGTCGAGGGCGCCCTGGGCGCCGCCGGCGTCACCGTCGGCGAGCACGACACCGTCGCTCCGGCGCTGGACACCGCGATCTCCGATGGCTCGCAGATCGTCGTCGAGCACGGTCGCCTGCTGACCCTGACCATCGACGGGCAGACCCGCGAGGTCTGGACCACCGCGAGCACCGTCGAGGAGGCGCTGGCCGAGCTGGGCCAGGATCCCTCGGCCTACAAGCTCTCCGCCGACCGGTCCCGCGAGATCCCGCTGGACGGCCTCGCCGTCACCGCCGACACCCTTTTCAGCGCCACCGTTTCCGACGGTGCCGCGGCGGCCGCTCCGATCACCTCCGCGGCCAAGACCGTCGGCGATCTGCTGGCCGAGCAGAGCATCGTGCTGGGCCCGCTGGACACCGTGAGCCCCGACGCCTCCACCCCGCTGAGCAACGGCCTGGTCGTCGCGGTCACCCGGGTCGCCAAGACCACCGTGACCGAGGACGTCGCCGTGGCCCAGCCGGCCGACCAGACCGTCGAGGACAGCTCGGTCGAGCGCGGCGTCAGCACCGTGACCCAGCAGGGTTCGGCCGGTACCGACTCGGTGACCTACGAGGTGACCACCACCAACGGGGCCGAGAGCGCCAAGACCGAGGTCTCGCGGACCACCGTGACCCCGGCCCAGGCCACCGTCATCACCGTCGGCACCAAGAAGCCGGTCTCCACCTCCTCCGCCAGCACCGGCTCGTCCTCGGGCAGCTCGTCCTCGAGCAGCTCGAACTCGGGCAGCTCCTCCTCGAGCAGCTCCAGCGCGGCCCCGGTGTCCTCCTCCGGCTCCAGTGGCATCAACTGGGAGGGCATCGCCCAGTGCGAGTCGACCGGCAACTGGTCGATCAACACCGGTAACGGCTACTACGGCGGCCTGCAGTTCGACAACTCCACCTGGGCCAGCGGCGGCGGCACCGCCTACGCCCCGCGCGCCGACCTGGCCACCAAGGAGCAGCAGATCGCCGTGGCCGAGAACGTCGCGGCCAGCCGTGGCTCCTCGCCGTGGGCCTGCGCCTACGCCGGCTGA
- a CDS encoding ubiquitin-like domain-containing protein yields the protein MTAAPDTDADSGLPSTDEDAPPAGTGPSSGRHWAPSTPRSWGRIAAVAGAVLVLVLGVAVGIALAMHKTVTVVDDGAATQVGTMSGTVQGALDDAQLAVGEHDTVAPGLDAALEDGMQIVIQRGRLLTLTVDGQTRQVWTTAGTVEQALQQLGQDPAQYRLSADRSRPIPLAGLSVSADTLHTVTVTVDGSSQQVTGTSRTVGELLAEAGITLRADQRVSPAASEPITAGAAITITTLPTVTLAVGADPATSTPTDQTTVGGVLSAAGVTLGPDDTVTPAVETGVSNGLQVTVTRISYVDETVTETIEQPADQTVSDDSLAAGTTTVSQPGRAGVAEVSYRTTVTNGVAGAREETARTVVTAPRARIVTVGTKPAAPAPAAQAAPASQAPASSAPASQSAAPAPAPAATAPAPTGGWSVNWDAIARCESGNNWSINTGNGYYGGLQFDSGTWLSNGGGAYAPRADLATKDQQIAIAEKVYAARGLSPWACGYAAG from the coding sequence GTGACCGCAGCGCCCGACACCGATGCCGATTCCGGCCTGCCCTCGACCGACGAGGACGCGCCGCCGGCCGGCACCGGCCCGTCGAGCGGGCGGCACTGGGCCCCGTCCACCCCGCGGTCCTGGGGCCGGATCGCCGCGGTGGCCGGGGCGGTGCTGGTGCTGGTCCTGGGCGTCGCGGTGGGCATCGCCCTGGCGATGCACAAGACGGTCACCGTCGTCGACGACGGGGCCGCCACCCAGGTCGGGACCATGTCCGGCACGGTGCAGGGGGCGCTGGACGATGCCCAGCTCGCCGTCGGTGAGCACGACACCGTCGCGCCCGGGCTCGATGCCGCGCTCGAGGACGGCATGCAGATCGTCATCCAGCGGGGACGGCTGCTCACCCTGACCGTCGACGGGCAAACCCGGCAGGTCTGGACCACCGCGGGCACCGTCGAGCAGGCCCTGCAGCAGCTCGGCCAGGACCCGGCCCAGTACCGGCTCTCAGCCGACCGGAGCCGGCCGATCCCGCTGGCCGGGCTGAGCGTCTCGGCCGACACCCTGCACACCGTCACGGTCACCGTCGACGGGTCGTCGCAGCAGGTCACCGGCACCAGCCGCACCGTCGGGGAGCTGCTGGCCGAGGCCGGCATCACCCTGCGCGCCGATCAGCGGGTCAGTCCGGCCGCGTCCGAGCCGATCACCGCCGGCGCCGCCATCACCATCACCACGCTGCCCACCGTCACCCTGGCCGTCGGGGCCGACCCGGCCACGTCCACGCCCACCGACCAGACCACCGTGGGCGGGGTGCTGTCCGCGGCCGGGGTCACCCTGGGGCCGGACGACACGGTCACCCCGGCGGTCGAGACCGGCGTGAGCAACGGCCTGCAGGTGACCGTCACCCGGATCTCCTACGTCGACGAGACCGTCACCGAGACCATCGAGCAGCCGGCCGACCAGACCGTGTCCGACGACTCGCTGGCCGCCGGTACGACCACCGTGAGCCAGCCCGGCCGAGCCGGCGTCGCCGAGGTCAGCTACCGCACGACCGTCACCAACGGCGTCGCCGGAGCCCGGGAGGAGACCGCGCGCACCGTGGTCACGGCGCCGCGCGCCCGGATCGTCACCGTCGGCACCAAGCCGGCCGCGCCGGCGCCGGCCGCGCAAGCGGCTCCCGCCAGTCAGGCCCCGGCCAGTTCGGCCCCGGCCAGCCAGTCCGCCGCGCCGGCTCCGGCGCCCGCCGCGACTGCTCCGGCGCCGACCGGGGGCTGGAGCGTGAACTGGGATGCCATCGCCAGGTGCGAGTCGGGCAACAACTGGTCGATCAACACGGGCAACGGCTACTACGGCGGGCTCCAGTTCGACTCGGGGACCTGGCTGAGCAACGGTGGCGGCGCCTACGCCCCGCGGGCCGATCTGGCCACCAAGGACCAGCAGATCGCCATTGCCGAGAAGGTCTATGCCGCCCGTGGGCTCTCGCCCTGGGCCTGTGGCTACGCGGCCGGCTGA
- a CDS encoding TatD family hydrolase: protein MTGEPHPAVAGRPLASPPEPLPAPVTDAHTHLDACGCRDEHDVAEAMARAAAVGVTRVVTVADDLAAARWAVQAAQWHPELYAAVALHPTRADTLDDAARREIETLAIDPRVVAIGETGLDHYWDAAPHAVQDEAFAWHIDLAKRVGKPVMIHDRDAHEDVLAVLNREGAPDAVIFHCFSGDEAMARLCADAGYYLSFAGPVSFRNARELAAAAQIVPADRLLVETDAPFLTPHPHRGKRNEPFALPYTVRALAQLRGQDVLELCDQVRANAQAVFGFPG from the coding sequence ATGACCGGCGAGCCGCATCCCGCGGTGGCGGGTCGGCCCCTCGCGTCCCCGCCGGAGCCGTTGCCGGCCCCGGTCACCGACGCGCACACCCACCTGGACGCCTGCGGCTGCCGCGACGAGCACGATGTCGCCGAGGCGATGGCCCGGGCCGCCGCGGTCGGCGTGACCCGGGTGGTCACCGTCGCCGACGATCTGGCCGCCGCCCGCTGGGCCGTGCAGGCCGCCCAATGGCATCCGGAGCTGTATGCCGCGGTCGCGCTGCATCCCACCCGGGCGGACACCCTGGACGACGCCGCCCGCCGCGAGATCGAGACGCTCGCCATCGACCCGCGGGTGGTGGCGATCGGCGAGACCGGCCTGGACCACTACTGGGACGCCGCCCCGCACGCGGTCCAGGACGAGGCGTTCGCCTGGCACATCGACCTGGCCAAGCGGGTGGGCAAGCCGGTGATGATCCACGACCGGGACGCGCACGAGGACGTGCTGGCCGTCCTGAACCGCGAGGGTGCGCCGGATGCGGTGATCTTCCACTGCTTCTCCGGGGACGAGGCGATGGCCCGGCTGTGCGCCGACGCCGGCTACTACCTCTCGTTCGCCGGTCCGGTCAGTTTTCGCAATGCGCGCGAGCTGGCCGCCGCCGCGCAGATCGTGCCCGCCGATCGGCTCCTGGTGGAGACCGACGCCCCGTTCCTCACCCCGCATCCGCACCGCGGCAAGCGCAACGAGCCGTTCGCCCTGCCGTACACGGTGCGGGCCCTGGCCCAGCTGCGCGGGCAGGATGTGCTCGAGCTGTGCGACCAGGTCCGCGCGAACGCCCAGGCGGTGTTCGGCTTCCCCGGGTGA